Proteins from one Ficedula albicollis isolate OC2 chromosome 3, FicAlb1.5, whole genome shotgun sequence genomic window:
- the LOC107603479 gene encoding olfactory receptor 14A16-like gives MSNRSSISHFLLLPLADTRQLQLLHFCLFLGISLAALLGNGLIISAVACGHHLHTPMFFFLLNLALTDLGCICTTVPKAMHNSLWDTRNISYSGCAAQCFMLVFFLGSEYSLLTIMCYDRYVSICKPLHYGTLLGSRACAHMAAAAWACAFLNALLLTANTFSLPLCHGNALCQFFCEIPQILKLSCSKSYLRELGLLAVGACLVFGCFVFIVFSYVQIFRAVLRIPSEQGRHKAFSTCLPHLAVVSLFVSTGIFAYLKPPSISSPSLDQTLSVLYSVVPPSLNPLIYSLRNQELKDSLRKLMSLYFQKH, from the coding sequence ATGTCCAACCGCAGCTCCATCAGccacttcctcctgctgccactggcAGACACgcggcagctgcagctcctgcacttctgcctcttcctgggcatctccctggctgccctcctGGGCAACGGCCTCATCATCAGCGCCGTAGCCTGCGGCCACCACCTGCACACCCCCAtgttcttcttcctgctcaacCTGGCCCTCACTGACCTGGGCTGCATCTGCACCACTGTGCCCAAAGCCATGCACAATTCCCTCTGGGACACCAGGAACATCTCCTACTCAGGATGTGCTGCACAGTGCTTTATGCTTGTCTTCTTCCTTGGATCAGAGTATTCCCTCCTGACCATCATGTGCTACGACCGCTACGTGTCCATCTGCAAACCCCTGCACTACGGGaccctcctgggcagcagagcttgtgcccacatggcagcagctgcctgggcctGTGCCTTTCTCAATGCCCTGCTCCTGACGGCCAATACATTTTCCCTGCCCTTGTGCCATGGCAATGCCCTGTGCCAGTTCTTCTGTGAAATCCCCCAGATCCTCAAGCTCTCCTGCTCTAAATCCTACCTCAGGGAACTTGGGCTTCTTGCTGTTGGTGCCTGTTTGGTATTTGGTTGTTTTGTGTTCATTGTTTTCTCCTATGTTCAGAtcttcagggctgtgctgaggattccctctgagcagggacggcacaaagccttttccacctgcctccctcacctggctgtggtCTCACTGTTTGTCAGCACTGGTATATTTGCCTACCTGAAGCccccctccatctcctccccatccctggatcaAACCCTCTCAGTTCTGTACTCGGTGGTGCCTCCGAG